The Armatimonadota bacterium genome has a segment encoding these proteins:
- a CDS encoding type II toxin-antitoxin system RelE/ParE family toxin gives MTYRVVLNTHAERQFRKVPQQIQPRLAAAIRLLATDPRQPDCRKLVGGKHHWRIRAADIYRVVYTIQDDHMLVTVVELDHWDTV, from the coding sequence GTGACCTATCGCGTCGTCCTCAACACCCACGCCGAAAGACAGTTTCGTAAGGTACCCCAACAGATTCAACCGCGTCTGGCCGCGGCGATACGCCTGCTTGCCACTGACCCGCGACAGCCCGATTGCCGCAAGTTGGTCGGAGGCAAGCATCACTGGCGCATTCGCGCGGCAGACATTTACAGGGTGGTCTATACCATCCAAGATGACCATATGCTGGTTACGGTGGTTGAGTTGGACCACTGGGACACCGTGTAA
- a CDS encoding type II toxin-antitoxin system Phd/YefM family antitoxin — protein MTRISSRELRDDLSETLNRVAYGGETVRVHRRGKGLAVIIPEAAYAAYEEWEAREDARLLELARISDDESKGVPGIDAEALFRELGV, from the coding sequence ATGACGAGAATATCGAGCAGGGAACTACGTGACGACCTCTCGGAGACGTTGAACCGCGTGGCCTATGGCGGCGAGACCGTTCGCGTTCATCGTCGCGGGAAGGGCCTTGCGGTCATTATCCCCGAAGCGGCATACGCTGCCTATGAGGAGTGGGAGGCTCGCGAGGACGCGAGACTGCTCGAACTCGCACGCATTTCCGACGACGAATCGAAGGGCGTCCCCGGCATCGACGCCGAAGCCCTTTTCCGGGAGCTTGGGGTGTAG
- a CDS encoding aminoacetone oxidase family FAD-binding enzyme, producing the protein MMEDRNRGGTQADVPSPHPSSIVVIGAGAAGLMAALTAAKARANVVLLDSQQKIGAKILVSGGGRCNVTNEHVTASHFHSGSREFVARVLDAFGLPQTLRFFQDIGVPLKLEPEMGKYFPVSDSAESVLESLTTAVRSSGVRLRCAQNVHEITPGATWTVRTTDHEFSPKAVILCTGGLSLPKSGSTGAGYAMAGKLGHSIVYTTPALSPLLSDSPAHAALSGVTLPVRLTWREHRDVLAEYEGSFLFTHTGYSGPAALNVSRHIARDSKDHPAAALYCRFVPAVPAGGEREFEAYVLSEYRGHGPYAMAARFMPRRVADMVCDAAQVNPRVPMARMPAPDRRRLMASMLDHHLPVTEVDGYRKAEATAGGVSVDEVDPETMMSRIVPGLFLAGEILDVDGQLGGYNFQWAWSSGYVAGRAAAKW; encoded by the coding sequence ATGATGGAGGATAGAAACCGCGGTGGAACGCAGGCCGATGTGCCTTCCCCCCATCCATCTTCCATCGTCGTCATCGGCGCCGGCGCCGCCGGTTTGATGGCCGCGCTGACCGCAGCGAAGGCCCGCGCCAACGTCGTTCTGCTGGATTCCCAGCAGAAGATCGGCGCGAAGATCCTGGTCTCCGGAGGCGGGCGCTGCAACGTTACGAACGAGCACGTGACCGCCTCGCATTTCCACAGCGGCTCCCGCGAATTTGTCGCGCGTGTTCTTGATGCCTTCGGGCTGCCCCAGACGCTGCGTTTCTTTCAGGATATCGGCGTTCCCCTCAAACTCGAGCCTGAGATGGGCAAGTACTTCCCAGTCTCGGACTCCGCCGAATCGGTGCTTGAATCGCTGACCACGGCGGTGCGGTCCTCAGGTGTCCGCCTGAGATGCGCGCAAAATGTCCACGAGATAACGCCGGGAGCAACGTGGACCGTGCGCACAACGGATCACGAGTTCTCGCCCAAAGCGGTGATCCTGTGTACCGGCGGCCTCTCCCTGCCGAAGTCCGGCAGCACAGGAGCGGGTTACGCCATGGCGGGCAAACTGGGCCACTCCATTGTCTACACCACGCCCGCGCTCTCCCCACTGCTCTCCGACAGCCCCGCGCACGCCGCGTTGAGCGGCGTTACGCTGCCCGTCCGACTGACGTGGAGAGAACACCGCGACGTCCTGGCGGAATATGAAGGCTCGTTCCTGTTCACGCACACCGGCTACAGCGGCCCCGCCGCCCTGAATGTCAGCCGCCATATCGCGAGGGACTCGAAAGATCACCCCGCGGCCGCCTTATACTGCCGGTTTGTGCCGGCGGTGCCCGCCGGGGGAGAGCGGGAATTCGAGGCCTACGTCCTCTCGGAGTACCGCGGCCACGGGCCATACGCGATGGCCGCGCGGTTTATGCCGCGACGTGTTGCCGATATGGTCTGCGATGCGGCCCAGGTCAACCCGCGCGTCCCGATGGCGCGTATGCCCGCCCCGGACCGCCGCCGCCTGATGGCATCGATGCTGGACCACCATCTGCCCGTGACGGAGGTGGATGGGTACAGGAAGGCCGAAGCGACCGCGGGTGGGGTGAGCGTGGACGAAGTAGACCCCGAAACGATGATGTCGCGCATCGTTCCCGGCCTGTTCCTCGCCGGCGAGATACTGGATGTGGACGGCCAACTGGGCGGCTACAACTTCCAGTGGGCCTGGAGCAGCGGATACGTGGCCGGCCGAGCCGCGGCGAAGTGGTAG
- a CDS encoding phage Gp37/Gp68 family protein yields MRGHTPKPGFTSWNPLTGCTKISPGCKHCFAERISRNLQRTGVAKYANGFQLTMHGDDILNWPLTHRRPTLIFVNSMSDVFHKDVPLAFIERIFAIIDRAQWHRFMIFTKRAERLAELAPDLAWPANLWMAVSVENADYRHRIDLLRTVPAAVRFVSCEPLLGPIPDLDLAGIDSLACGAETGPDSRPCDPASVRLLRDQCVAQHVPFAFHGFGSAEDRDEGRDRLIDGERWRQSHDAYRTFMTGGQMELFG; encoded by the coding sequence ATGCGCGGTCACACTCCCAAACCGGGGTTCACGTCGTGGAATCCGCTCACCGGCTGCACCAAGATCAGCCCGGGGTGCAAGCACTGCTTCGCGGAGCGTATCTCGCGCAACCTCCAGCGCACCGGCGTCGCGAAATACGCCAACGGTTTCCAGCTGACGATGCACGGCGACGACATCCTCAACTGGCCGCTGACACACCGGCGGCCTACGCTGATCTTCGTGAACTCCATGTCGGACGTGTTCCACAAGGATGTCCCGCTAGCGTTCATCGAGCGCATCTTCGCGATCATCGACCGCGCACAATGGCACCGATTCATGATCTTCACCAAGCGCGCGGAGCGGCTGGCGGAGTTGGCGCCGGACCTCGCGTGGCCGGCCAACCTGTGGATGGCGGTGTCGGTCGAGAACGCGGACTACAGGCACCGCATCGACCTCCTGCGCACGGTCCCTGCTGCCGTGCGGTTCGTATCCTGCGAGCCGCTGCTGGGTCCGATTCCGGATCTGGACCTGGCCGGCATCGACTCCCTCGCCTGCGGCGCGGAGACCGGCCCCGATTCCCGTCCCTGCGACCCCGCATCGGTGCGGCTGTTGCGCGACCAGTGCGTGGCGCAGCATGTGCCGTTCGCATTCCACGGGTTTGGCAGCGCGGAGGATAGGGACGAAGGCCGCGACCGCCTCATCGACGGCGAACGCTGGCGCCAGAGCCACGATGCCTATCGGACCTTCATGACCGGCGGACAGATGGAGCTGTTCGGGTGA
- a CDS encoding aconitate hydratase gives MADKHNLFGTRKQFQYGEYYSLPQLEAAGVGPVSRLPVSIRIVLESVLRNVDGVRVREDDVRALANWKPNAERTEEIPFVVARIVLQDFTGVPLLVDLAAMRSAVARMGKDPAVIEPLVPVDLVVDHSVQVDFASTPDALQRNMEMEFKRNRARYQFLKWGMQAFNGFGVVPPGIGIVHQVNLEYLAKGVLAKDGVYYPDTLVGTDSHTTMINGLGIVGWGVGGIEAEAGMLGQPVYILTPDVVGVNLHGALKPGVTATDLVLTITEMLRAAKVVGKFVEFHGEGAASLSLTDRATLANMAPEYGATMGFFPVDEESCRYLAATGRSDEQVDAFRQYFKAQGLFGMPKAGEIAYSQTHELDLGTVEPCVAGPKRPQDRIALTDVKSKFEELLSSPSAYNRSLEEAGRRFVVLSGSSLRSATLSGGGEQAVETAPAPVNGEVSASNTNPLTEIEMMENRSTPDRVTDVPAGEFPKSVEELKHGDVVIAAITSCTNTSNPSVMLAAGLLAKKAVARGLKVRPTVKTSLAPGSRVVTDYFEKTGLQPYLDALGFQVVGYGCTTCIGNSGPLEPNLEKVVTDNDLVVASVLSGNRNFEARVHQNVKANFLMSPPLVVAFALAGTVEIDMASEPLGVGADGKAVFLRDIWPAQEEIANLLATANDPDTYRSLYRDFADQNPLWGEVPSSTGNVYTWDRESTYIQEPPFFEKFGMAPEPVRPIRNARPLAIFGDSVTTDHISPAGAIKPSSPAGIYLQEKGVTAEDFNSYGSRRGNDRVMTRGTFANVRIRNLMVPGVEGGVTAHQPDGEQMSIYDASMKYQASEAPLMVFAGLEYGTGSSRDWAAKGTSLLGVKAVVARSYERIHRSNLVGMGVLPCQFKDGVSAQSLGLDGTETFDITGFESGIVPRRDVTLEIHRANGEAVEVPLTLRIDTPIEVEYYRNGGILQYVLRGLLAE, from the coding sequence ATGGCGGATAAGCACAATCTTTTCGGCACGCGGAAGCAGTTTCAATATGGCGAGTATTACTCGCTGCCCCAGCTCGAAGCGGCGGGCGTCGGCCCGGTTTCCCGGCTGCCGGTCAGCATACGAATCGTCCTGGAGTCGGTCCTCCGCAACGTGGACGGAGTCCGCGTTCGCGAGGACGACGTGCGGGCATTGGCGAACTGGAAGCCCAACGCGGAGCGCACTGAGGAGATTCCGTTCGTGGTCGCCCGCATTGTCCTCCAGGATTTCACCGGTGTGCCGCTGCTTGTTGACCTGGCCGCCATGCGTTCCGCCGTCGCGCGGATGGGCAAGGATCCCGCCGTCATCGAGCCGCTTGTGCCGGTGGACCTCGTGGTGGACCACTCGGTCCAGGTGGATTTCGCTTCGACGCCGGACGCCCTGCAACGGAACATGGAGATGGAGTTCAAGCGCAACCGGGCGCGATACCAGTTCCTCAAGTGGGGCATGCAGGCCTTCAACGGCTTCGGCGTTGTACCCCCCGGCATCGGCATCGTCCACCAGGTGAACCTGGAGTACCTCGCAAAGGGAGTGCTGGCGAAGGACGGGGTCTACTACCCGGACACACTCGTGGGGACCGACAGCCATACGACGATGATCAACGGACTGGGTATCGTGGGGTGGGGCGTGGGAGGAATCGAGGCCGAGGCCGGCATGCTCGGCCAGCCCGTGTACATCCTTACGCCGGACGTGGTGGGCGTGAACCTGCACGGCGCGCTGAAGCCGGGGGTGACGGCCACGGACCTGGTGCTGACGATTACCGAAATGCTCCGGGCCGCGAAGGTCGTGGGCAAGTTTGTCGAGTTTCACGGAGAAGGGGCCGCGTCGCTCAGCCTCACGGACCGCGCCACACTGGCCAACATGGCGCCGGAGTATGGCGCCACGATGGGCTTTTTCCCCGTGGACGAAGAGTCCTGCCGCTACCTCGCGGCCACGGGCCGCAGCGATGAGCAGGTGGACGCGTTCCGTCAGTATTTCAAGGCGCAAGGCCTGTTCGGTATGCCCAAAGCCGGGGAAATCGCCTACAGCCAGACGCATGAACTCGACCTGGGGACCGTTGAGCCCTGCGTCGCGGGGCCCAAGCGTCCGCAGGACCGGATCGCTCTGACAGACGTCAAATCTAAGTTCGAGGAACTGCTGAGCTCGCCTTCGGCTTACAATCGGTCGCTCGAAGAGGCGGGAAGGCGGTTCGTGGTTCTGTCCGGCTCATCGTTGCGATCGGCTACGCTGTCGGGCGGCGGCGAACAGGCGGTGGAAACGGCCCCGGCGCCCGTCAATGGAGAGGTGAGCGCTTCCAATACGAATCCGCTCACTGAGATCGAGATGATGGAGAACCGGTCAACGCCGGACCGCGTCACGGATGTGCCGGCCGGCGAGTTCCCCAAATCCGTCGAAGAGTTGAAGCACGGGGATGTGGTCATCGCCGCCATCACAAGTTGTACGAACACCTCCAACCCCAGCGTGATGCTGGCGGCCGGTCTGCTGGCGAAGAAGGCGGTCGCGCGCGGCCTGAAGGTGCGACCGACCGTGAAGACCTCCCTGGCGCCGGGTTCGCGCGTGGTGACGGACTACTTTGAGAAGACGGGCCTGCAGCCCTACCTGGATGCCCTCGGCTTTCAGGTTGTCGGCTACGGCTGTACAACCTGCATCGGTAACTCGGGACCGCTGGAGCCGAACCTGGAGAAGGTGGTCACCGACAATGACCTCGTCGTCGCCAGCGTCCTCAGCGGCAACCGCAACTTCGAGGCGCGCGTTCACCAGAACGTGAAAGCCAACTTCCTGATGAGCCCGCCGCTCGTCGTAGCTTTCGCCCTTGCCGGAACGGTCGAAATCGATATGGCGAGTGAGCCCCTCGGTGTTGGCGCCGACGGCAAGGCGGTTTTCCTGCGCGACATCTGGCCGGCTCAGGAAGAGATCGCGAACCTGCTGGCAACGGCCAACGATCCCGATACCTACCGCAGCCTGTATCGCGACTTCGCAGACCAGAACCCGCTGTGGGGCGAAGTGCCATCCAGCACGGGGAACGTCTATACGTGGGACCGCGAGTCCACTTACATCCAGGAGCCTCCGTTCTTCGAGAAGTTCGGGATGGCGCCCGAGCCCGTTCGGCCGATCCGCAACGCGCGACCGCTGGCCATTTTCGGCGACAGCGTGACGACCGACCACATCAGCCCGGCCGGCGCTATCAAGCCGTCGTCGCCCGCGGGGATATACCTCCAGGAGAAAGGCGTCACGGCGGAGGACTTCAATAGTTATGGCAGCCGCCGCGGCAACGACCGGGTGATGACGCGCGGCACGTTCGCCAATGTACGCATCCGGAACCTGATGGTTCCGGGCGTCGAGGGTGGGGTGACCGCCCATCAGCCTGACGGCGAGCAGATGAGCATCTACGACGCCAGCATGAAGTACCAGGCCTCCGAGGCCCCGCTGATGGTCTTCGCGGGGCTGGAGTATGGCACGGGTTCATCCCGCGACTGGGCCGCCAAAGGCACCAGCCTACTGGGAGTGAAGGCCGTTGTCGCGCGGAGTTACGAGCGGATTCACCGAAGCAACCTCGTCGGAATGGGCGTGCTGCCGTGCCAGTTCAAAGACGGGGTGAGCGCGCAGTCGCTTGGCCTGGACGGCACCGAAACGTTCGATATCACCGGTTTCGAGAGCGGGATCGTACCGCGGCGGGATGTGACGTTGGAAATACACCGCGCCAATGGCGAAGCCGTGGAGGTCCCACTCACGTTGCGCATCGATACCCCAATCGAGGTGGAGTACTACCGCAACGGCGGCATACTGCAATACGTGCTGCGGGGGTTGCTGGCTGAGTAG
- a CDS encoding endonuclease/exonuclease/phosphatase family protein yields MAWAAEALVAERNWIATLLTYLPQWPWAIPLPFLALGALWRKSPADLIACAASAAIVAFPLNSFNIPLRPPAARADLRVMTFNIHGGRQGVPRVASSIHAASPDVVCLQEALAEEGSPDPVPALRLALPSYTFARAGGIVIASRLPVKSIDTHSYSDGRIWRKALDVRVEANGCVIRVLAVHFVTGRLHLRGSTSSIWRDSGQTRIAQADDVLKWVRRTKLPTIVAGDFNTPPRGLAYARLRSGLHSAFQDAGMGFGWTYPASHPMLRIDHVFTANGVSTSNALVGPAGASDHRPLICDLAIRR; encoded by the coding sequence GTGGCTTGGGCCGCTGAAGCCTTGGTCGCCGAGCGGAACTGGATCGCGACGCTTCTGACGTACCTGCCGCAGTGGCCATGGGCAATTCCACTGCCGTTTCTGGCCCTCGGTGCCCTGTGGCGCAAGAGCCCGGCCGATCTGATCGCCTGCGCCGCCTCGGCCGCCATTGTCGCCTTCCCGCTCAATAGCTTCAACATCCCCCTTCGCCCGCCCGCCGCACGCGCGGATCTGCGGGTCATGACGTTCAATATTCACGGCGGCAGGCAGGGAGTTCCTCGGGTCGCCTCATCGATCCACGCAGCCTCGCCGGACGTGGTCTGCCTCCAGGAGGCTCTGGCGGAAGAGGGTTCTCCCGACCCCGTTCCGGCGTTGCGCCTTGCACTTCCGAGTTACACTTTCGCGCGCGCGGGCGGCATCGTGATCGCCTCGCGCCTGCCTGTTAAGTCAATCGACACGCACAGCTATTCGGACGGGCGCATCTGGCGCAAGGCCCTGGATGTCCGTGTTGAAGCCAACGGCTGCGTGATTCGGGTCCTGGCGGTCCACTTCGTTACGGGGCGCCTGCACTTGCGAGGTTCCACGTCATCAATCTGGCGCGATTCCGGTCAAACGCGGATCGCACAGGCCGACGACGTGCTCAAGTGGGTCCGGCGAACCAAACTGCCCACTATCGTCGCCGGCGATTTCAACACGCCTCCCCGTGGTCTGGCCTACGCGCGGCTGCGTTCGGGCCTTCACAGCGCGTTCCAGGACGCAGGAATGGGATTCGGATGGACTTACCCGGCCTCGCACCCCATGTTGCGGATCGACCACGTGTTCACCGCCAACGGCGTTTCGACGTCAAATGCACTCGTCGGCCCCGCCGGAGCATCTGACCACCGGCCTCTGATTTGCGACCTCGCAATTCGCCGATAG
- a CDS encoding Uma2 family endonuclease: MVATQQPTGQRITYEQWLKMPRMTQPHEVINGEITMSPAPSSIHQWILSELLDALRRHVRGSGLGVVLPAPVDLIITKAPTLRTRQPDLLFLNGEKTGVYGPKQLEDMPSIEVVPDLIVELLSPEENRRTLTGKLDDYAALGVLEVWLVSRESETIEVLSIIEEGYSRTALFGHGDTLTSGVLLGFQLEVQSLFG, translated from the coding sequence ATGGTCGCAACGCAACAACCCACCGGACAAAGAATCACCTATGAGCAGTGGCTTAAGATGCCCCGCATGACCCAACCGCACGAGGTGATCAACGGAGAGATAACTATGTCCCCAGCACCAAGCAGCATACACCAATGGATTCTCTCGGAACTTCTCGACGCTCTTCGCCGCCACGTCCGCGGGTCGGGACTTGGAGTTGTCCTTCCGGCGCCAGTCGACCTCATCATCACCAAAGCGCCAACCCTCCGCACGCGCCAACCGGACCTCCTCTTCCTCAACGGCGAAAAAACCGGTGTGTACGGCCCGAAGCAACTTGAGGACATGCCGTCGATCGAGGTCGTTCCCGATCTCATCGTGGAACTGCTTTCACCGGAAGAGAACCGTCGCACGCTGACCGGTAAGTTGGACGACTATGCTGCGTTGGGGGTGCTTGAGGTCTGGCTGGTGAGCCGAGAGAGCGAGACAATCGAGGTCTTGTCGATTATCGAAGAAGGCTACAGTCGAACCGCGTTGTTCGGTCATGGGGACACGCTGACGTCTGGAGTGCTGCTCGGTTTCCAGTTGGAGGTGCAGAGCCTCTTCGGTTGA